The region AGACAACTTATGTCAtgtaagtaccaaaatttggtactttggtacttttagcaccaaattatatatggtttcacttattaataaagagtatagataATTGATAACCGGTGCGACACACGGGCCCGACactaaaaatatcgaattaatatttgtagagaattattcataattcgtgcaaaacatgaattaaaattaatatattaatatcaatattaaattggtacttgCAAAAAATAATTATGTGGTTAAAAAGAATCGAATTAGTTATGAAATTTTCCGCTATAGTTCTAGTTTTGTATTGTTTTACTTAATATAGAAATCTAACATAtcagttttatttttgtgaaacgaattgtatctTTATCTTATGAACCAAGTATCTGttttttagataatttaatattaattaatgtaatttgataattatcttataattagccttttcaatCTTTGAAAATAAATTTTACAAAGAATATAAGTCGATTTATGTTAAAAATAAAGTTTATTGAGAATAGAAGTCAACTTATATCAGGTCGATTTGTGTTAAAAATAAAGTTTATTGAGAATAGAAGTCAACTTATATCAGGTCGATTTGTGTTAAAAATAAAGTTTATTGTGAATAGAAGTCGACTTATATCAGGTAAGTACCAAATTTAGTACTTTGGtacttttagcaccaaattatacaTTATTGCTATAGTTCTAGTTTTGTATTGTTTTACTTAATATAGAAATCTAACTTAtcagttttatttttgtgaaaggAATTGTATCTTTATCTTATGAACCAAGTATCTGttttttagataatttaatattaattaatataatttgataattatcttataattagccttttcaatctttgaaaataaaatttacaaagaataTAAGTCGATTTATGTTAAAAACAAAGTTTATTGATAATAGAAGTCAACTTATATCAGGTCGATTTGTGTTAAAAAAAGTTTATTGAGAATAGAAGTCAACTTATATCAGGTCGATTtgtgttaaaaacaaagtttATTGTGAATAGAAGTCAACTTATATCAGGTAAGTACCAAATTTAGTACTTTGGTACTTTGGtacttttagcaccaaattatacattgtttcgcttattaataaagagtatagatgAGTATATCTAAAAAGCATCCCATACCAATTGCTTTATACCCTCAACTATTCAATTATACACATGTACATAAATTATTTACTTATTGCTTTTTTATTAGATTATAATATTTTCATTTTTGCTTACAAAATAACAGGAGCCCCTCCATCATTCGAGGGTGTGCCCCCTCCTCTTCTATGGTGTCCCCACCTTTCTCGGCCATTCCTTTGATATCCTCGCCTATATCTTCCAGTCAGACCATGTGGAGGGGCACGCTCGTATTCGCGGTGATGCGCCTTATCGTGAGGCCTCGCTTCTCCATCGTTTCCTTCCTTTTGCCATTCCAGCAACAACATCCTCAAGTCATCATCTCCTAATCTTATGCTGAGCCTTCTTTTCAAAGTTGAgaaatctcttctttcttcactCGGATTTTGAATATTTCTCACACGACGACGCTCGTCCATCATACGTCCAGATCTATGAGGATGTGGAGTTACTCGATTGTCGATACGAGGTCTCTCTCTCCCATTAGTGTCTTCGTCAACAAGCTCCACAATGGCTCGATGTCGTCAGAATACTCCAAGCGTCGCGGAGTGATTCGAGGCTTTCCTTCATTATCTTGGCCACGTACATCTTGGGTGTTTCCTTCAACCATGCGGGCTTTCTCCACAGCATGACCATGGAGGAGATAACGATGGTCTCTCCTTGTCTTGCGACGTTCCACCATGTTCAGCCTTGAATTGAAGTTGTTCAAGGTATCCCCCATGCATACAGTTGCTCCaagatatcagcgttgctgatgagtACTGGTGGCGTTCCCCCAACATCTGGAGCCCATGGAGGTCCTACCATATTTCTGGGCATATAGGGTTCATGCTGGGTGTTGCCTCCCTCAACATCTCCTTTAGATCTActatcacttccatcataagaactttcATCACGATCGTAAGAtatcttttcctcctaagattaTGTTCTTGAtcagcacccctccttctagtgccaatttgttgacggaggaatctggtaacaacaaagtttgAGATTTGTCGCCGGAATCAAGACCCGTGACGGTGGTTCTTCaccggaaaatcaagcggtgtgtggtgtTTGTATGATAATTGGTGGTTGAGATtgattagggttagtggtggttccttatcagctctcaacttcttacccctctcACTGTGCCTccgtaccctttatatagggatcaagtctgacgtagttcttggggaacaagaaatctaatagGTTTAGACTTCCtattcctaggcccggtagaaatccttccagaatccatcttccgctagctttaggaatggCCAACTATGAGGCCCcaccgcgaaggcccaaggctcgttcataatcgtaggacttcacggatagtgcatctccctacgcaaggataacactccgctataACTATTTCCCTTGATTTATGAACGCAGGTATAACCATGATTCACCCCAAATGCcggacgcgtccctgtcccccaaATGAGAATAAtccaccagatagcaggacaggtgatcctaagctcttgggtgcaaaatGTAGGATAACTCCAAAGTTCTTCAACGAGTACATCCGTTGAAtgcaagaacagagctcccaaagcacacactaatattaaccccgcatccccaacaaggacacccgttgaatacaggaggaggcctttaATCATCAGGTATACCCTTGAAGGCCTTCTAACTTTTCACGGACGCCCCCTCCTTGACCGACTCAAGAAGGGAAATCTTCAAAAAGTACCTGTAAGAAATATGTTAGTGGAAACACCCTCCATGCTTGCTTTGTCCTGAGGTTGTCCTTGCTTGCCTTATCCTGAGGTGAGGACAAGCCCAACTATCCCAATGAATCCAAAATCATTCATCTTCCAAGACCAGCACACGTCCTCCCCTTGTATAATGCACACATGCTCCCTTGCATTGTGGTTCAAACATATAAATAATTCATATCCTGCATTTCATCTAATGAGGGCGTGTCCTCACTCTAAGGGTGCACCCATTACCATCTCACTTCCAAGTGACTCATATTACTTATTTCACCCTCTGTTGGGCGCGTCCTCCCCTTATGCGTTATAACCTAAAATCAAATTTTTCATCCTTTTACCCCAATTTAATCCTAATTGACCCATATTTGATCCGAAATGTTATAACACCAAATTTGACTATAACAATGAACAAAGTTTTTTTAAGTAATTTAGAGGCACATGAGATATGTTGGCTTCTTGCGATTAGACAGCACATGAGATGTCTTGTGAACAATAATATATCCGTACTTTTACATGTATTTGAAGTGAAATCTTACAATGTACCGTATATAGTCATACGAAAACGAAAAAATGACATAATATGAAAACCTTGCAATACAATTATTATAATAAAACTAACTTAAAATCCGTGCGATGCACGAGCCTctattaatatcttatatttttatttatattaaattaatatgTTGATTGGTTTTAAATAAATGTTTAATTTTGAATATAGATGATGATATTCGAATCTAAAAATTTTTATTGTTTATGTTTTTAGTACTATAATCAAACGATTATATGATTAGTTGATTTAAAATATCTAACGGTTGTGATTAATAGAGATATTAAAAATAGAGACTAACTAAATCAAGAGATTAAACAAAATTATCGATTATTATAGTTTAGTGTAGATAATATATCTATActataaatgtttgttgttggcGAAATTCGAACCTGATAACTTTAATAGTACATAAATAAtgatataaatatttgttgttattgagattcgaacctgagaaccTTAGTACGGCATTCTTTTAATATTTTGATCGAATGGTCCTGATCATTTGATTAAGAAGATCTGACGGTCGTGAATTGAAGGATAACCAACCAACCAAAAATAGGGGTATAGCAAATTATACCGTATaccggttattatagtatagtaacGATCCTGATCATTTGATTAAaaagataagcataaacaaacaACCAAAAATAGGGGTATACCAAATTATACCGTACcgattattatagtatagtataggTAGTATAGATTACCTTGTGTGGTTCTCGAAGACATcatatatatctgttgaaaaCTATAATGTAAGATGTTTTTTTAAGTACCCTCAAGAGAGTTGTTACATGCAATTATTCTTCCTTTATATTGATGCAGATCATCCATCTCCAACTCATACTGAGCATTAATAGTTAGGAGACATCTACTCCGTAGAATTTCAATATTATGATGAACACGTTGGTGTAACAAGTTTTCAGTATTTGAACAACTTTCTTTTTCTCCCATCCAATAAAAAAAAGCAAGCAATATCTAGGAAAATATCGTGTAGCACAGGATCAATCACTTCCAATGCATCAATGTCAATCACATCTTCAACCTTATAGTTTAGGTATTGTAAAGTAGATGAATCTCAACAAGATTTACACGTTTATCTCCTGTTAATTCAATTGTATCATCGTCATCTGGGATCGAGAAAATTGATCTTGGCACTATCAACATCATCAGCCAATCACATCCTACATTCCCAGGAACATCAGAGATGTAGCTCCGCATAAAACCACTTGTAGTATTCTTTACAGAATAATTAAATCCAACACATGATTGTATTGGGTCGTTAAAACAAAGAATGATGCCCATGAAATTGTGCGACTCATTTGGCAGCAACTCTGCATACACTGACTCTGAATATTCACTTGCCTGAGATGGTGTCTCTGAGGATTCACTTGTCCAATACGGGGATTCAAGAATCCAATCATACCATCTAGGGTGACTTTTCTGATCTTGTGACTCAGAGGATTCAGCGGTTGGTGATTCAAGAATCCAATCAGTCATTGTGGACGACCTTTCTGATCTAGATATCCTGTTACGTGAACACTAATTTGATGCCTATATTCAGAATATACCTGTTCTccaaaaaacaaaaaaaaacgaTCAACACAACCGATAAGAACTAGTTTATTTATCCTATTAAAATGAGAAATGTgtattttatgaatttatattATTAGAAGTAATAATTTTTCATTTGACAAGTAAAGTTAAAAGAGTTAGAGACGAGCTAACCTTAAAAAATCGTTTTGTGAGATCATTTGTCAGACCAGCACAACCCCTCAAATCAAGCTTTCTAATAGAAATGAGATCCTCCAGACCCGGAACATCTGTCAAACCGCTATCATATACAAGGGTCAGTTCCTCCAAGTGTTTCAGATTGGATAGATTTGGTAATCTTTCCAGATACCTACATTTACTTGCATCTAGCCGTTTCAGATTAGGAGGAAGTTTTCGAACCAAATGCAGATGATCACAGCAGCTAATATCAAGTTTTTTTAGGTCTGACAACCGACCAAAAGAAAATGGAAGAGTTCTAAGGTTCTCGTTATACCTTAGTTCCAACTCCACAAGCTTAGGAAGATATCCGACCGAATCAGGTAAATATGAAACACTTAGGTCATTAGCACTGAGCTTTGTTAGTGATTCAATGTTGCCCAGTTGTATAGGCAAAGCTTTCAGACTACTGCATTTACTAATATCTAGAACTATCAATGCTGTCAAGTTGCAGATGGTGTCCGGAAGACTTCTTAGCTTCTTACAACCGTGCATATATAAGAAATTAAGCCTCACCAAACTTTCAACTGACATGTGGACTTCCTCCAAGCTTTCACAACCGTTCAGATTCAAAGTCTCAagacaaggaaattttgtgaaaTCTGGAGTTGTAGTTAAATCTTGAGAATATGACATGTTTAGAGTCTTTAACTTTCCAAGAACAGGTGTCACCTGTAACAATGAGTCCCAATGGGAGAATCAAATCAGattttttaaaaacaaattatcaaatatatccaaGAAAAAGACTAGATTACTAGAAGTACCTACCATGTTTACATCCCACATTGTTTTCAAATTGCTCCGTGGCAACTCAAGAATAACAATTTTATCCGGGTAAAAATCAGAAGGTAACCATTGTAAAGGACAACAATTCCAACAGAGCACTCTCAAATCTTCAAACATATTTTCGAAGCTTCCAGTGAGATTTACCTTACTAAAGTAAAGAAATCTTAATTTACTCATCTTTTTGAAAGTTTTGGTAGTGAATGATAATCCTCTTAGTACATCCTGGTTCTTGTCCCGAGGGATGATACATTCTATTGCTTCTGTTCCCTGACGCATATATATATGAAGAAGAAAACTTGATGATCAATGTTTTTGTAAATAAATCTACGAGAGAAAAGAGAATGAAATTACCTTTTTCTTCTTTAACACATCACATATATCTTTTGATACCCACAATCTACTATGTTTTCCAGGCTCATCAGGAGATTCATTACGGGCAATATTCCTTCCCATATCCTGAAGCAGATCATGCATCCCCAACTCATCGTCGTCATTGGTTGTAAGCAAGCATCTTTTGTTTAGAATGTCAATATGACGATCGACAAATGTGTAACAAGTTTCCAATATATTAACAACCTCTTTTTTCTTCAGTCCGACGAAAAAACAAGCAATGTCTAGGTAAACATTTTG is a window of Apium graveolens cultivar Ventura chromosome 11, ASM990537v1, whole genome shotgun sequence DNA encoding:
- the LOC141696426 gene encoding TMV resistance protein N-like encodes the protein MIGGSHIPLDVAKYPVGLDSHVEDITKLISSDKEGVIRIGVHGMGGVGKTTLAKAVYNKHYGSFHGCCFLADVREASTRENGLVSLQQKLIDNVLKRKNVKIDNVDQGIELIRARICSKKVLIVINDLDNIMPLEFIVGPFAMGSIIIITTRNEDLLDSVRVEAKYKVNGLGDVESCQLLIQHAFGDNKIPDTFKELSKEILEHAGGLPLALKVFGSNLLNQSERDWRWLINKLKRIPIGDVENKLKISYHALKSVDPMLQNVYLDIACFFVGLKKKEVVNILETCYTFVDRHIDILNKRCLLTTNDDDELGMHDLLQDMGRNIARNESPDEPGKHSRLWVSKDICDVLKKKKGTEAIECIIPRDKNQDVLRGLSFTTKTFKKMSKLRFLYFSKVNLTGSFENMFEDLRVLCWNCCPLQWLPSDFYPDKIVILELPRSNLKTMWDVNMVTPVLGKLKTLNMSYSQDLTTTPDFTKFPCLETLNLNGCESLEEVHMSVESLVRLNFLYMHGCKKLRSLPDTICNLTALIVLDISKCSSLKALPIQLGNIESLTKLSANDLSVSYLPDSVGYLPKLVELELRYNENLRTLPFSFGRLSDLKKLDISCCDHLHLVRKLPPNLKRLDASKYVPGLEDLISIRKLDLRGCAGLTNDLTKRFFKVYSEYRHQISVHVTGYLDQKGRPQ